The DNA window GGCGCACGGCAGCGATGAAGGGCGGGCTGATACCAAAATTCGGAACGAATTCACCGTCCATTACATCGAAATGCAGCAGATCAGCACCAGCGGCGACGATGCGTTTGACCTCTTCACCGAGGCAACTAAAGTCGGCGGCGAGTAGTGAGGGGGCAATCTTAGGTGTAGGAATTTCCGTTCTCCTCAGTTTTTCTTAATTATAAATCACTTCAGGTAATTTTTCACCATTTTCGTAGATAAGCACTCGTGTTTTTCCGAAGACCCGCACCGCTTTTCGTTCCAAATCAATCACTGTGCCCGGTGCATAACGTTGATTTATTTCAGTGCGTTCACCATAATCGTCAATTATAACAATTTTGATATGGCGTGACAAATTGCCTTCCTCACTGACAGTGTGTTTGAAGGGTAGAGGTTTACCAATATTTTCATTTGTTCTTACCCCGCTAATTTCTAAAAGAACAAGGTCATCTGTTTGAACCATCGCGCCGGCTGCGGGTTTATGGGTAATAATTGCCCCTTCCGGGATTGTCGGATGTGAGCTATATTGTGTTTCAATTTTTAGTCCGACCCCTTCGAGTGTAGACACGACATCGTTAGCGAGTTGGCTTTGGAAATTCGGGAGTTGTATGGATTGTGGGGTCGGACCGCGGCTCACGAGAAGATTGACTGAACTTCCGCGCCGTTGACCTCCACCTTCCGGTGGTGTCTGCGCAATGACGGTGCCTTGCACATAATTTTCAGAATGGACAGACGATACCCGATTTGGGCGAAATCCAGCAGATGTAAGTGCATCAAAAGCCGCCTCCTGTGATTTACCAATGACAGACGGGACAGGCGTTAATTCCACACCAATACTCACTGTGATATGGACGGGTTGGTAGTACTTGATTCTAAAATTGGCTTGCGGATTTTGTGCAACGATTTCACCCTTAGGCGCATCACTACTCGCTTCTTGGATGGTTTTTGCAGGTTGGAGGCCGGCATCGTCAAGGATACGGATGGCTTCATAGTAGGTTTTGCCGGTGATATTGGGGACAAGCACCTCCTCAGTCCGAATCCATTTTGGGATAATAATGAAGACAATCAACAAACCTACTATACCAAGCAGAATTAAGAGATAGAGAAAGACTTTGAATGTAGCGAATAGAGTATTATTAAGGCTATTCATTGTTGTATGTGTTCCAAGAATCGCTCGCCTGTTCGGAGTTGGTACCCGTTGATAAAATCGCGTGCTTCCATCGTTTTTTTCGTTGCTGGCTGGATTTGCAGGAGTTGGAGTGTTCCTTCTGTTGTGGCGACAAATAGTTTTTGTCTATCTACGATTTCAAGGGTTCCCGGTGGTAAAGCAGATACTTGTGTCTCTGGTTGGCAATCAACGATCTTAAGCCGAAGATTCTCGCGGAAGAAAGTATACGCACCTGGCCAGATGGCTGTCCCTCTCACAAGATTGTGGATTGCGACTGCTGGTTGATTCCAGTTAATGTGTCCAGTTTCCTTTGTCAGCCGCGGGGCATGTGTTGCCGCCGCGTCGTTCTGCGGCGTTGCTGGAGGTGGCGCGTTCTTCAGCATCTTTGATAGCACCTGAACAAGTTGTTTCGCACCAAGCGTGGCTAACTGTTCAGTCAGCGTTAAAGCCGTATCCCCATCTCTGATTGGAATTCGTTCAGCGCAGATAATATCGCCAGTATCTTCACCCGCATCCAGTAACATAAGCGTCACACCCGTTTCGCTTTCTCCATTGATTAATGCCCACTGGATCGGTGCAGCACCACGGTACTTCGGGAGGAGAGAAGGATGTAGGTTGATGGTTCCACATGGCGGGATGTCCAAGACTGTCTGTGGCAAAAGTTGACCGAAAGCGGCGACAACAATTACATCCGGCGCGAGGTCCTTAAGCGTACGCACGAAGTTCAGTTTCCTCGCCCGTTCAGGTTGATAGATAGGGAGTTTGTGTTCTGTTGCGACGACTTTGACGGGTGATGAATTGAGTCGTTTTCCGCGCCCGCTTGGTCGGTCGGGTTGTGTGGCAACACCGATAAGTTCAAAATCGCCTGAAATGAGTGCTCTGAGTGCTGGAACAGCAAATTCGCTGGTCCCCATAAAGAGAATGCGCATTTTATAGTTGTGCAGTTTTTCGACAGATTAACCGAATTCAAAAACGAATTTGAAGGAGCGGTATAGCGAGACCGGCAGCCGGTTCGCTTGCCCATCTGTTCAGTCCCTTGTTCATTGATTCGTGTAGAGACCTATTTCTGTATTTTGCTGCATAAGGCGTGGTGTTTGATAGGCGAGCGATTGGGCCTTCAGTAGGTTCTTCCTCTTCGGGGGGTTCAGGCGGTGTTCGCTCAGGGATACGCGGGGCAGAACGGTCTACTTTGCGGGTATGTAACCAATCCCATAATCCGATAAACAGAGATAAAGAGACGGCACCAGCACCGATGATCCGATAGTCCGCAGGGGATAACTCAGGTGCGAATTGATTTTCAGTGTACATTTTTATACCACGAACGATGGCGTAACTGTGAACAGCGACGAACGGCAGTGAACTTAAAGTGATAATCTCAAAGCGGCGCAACGCGCTTTCACTATAGTCCTCTGGATGCTCTTCTTGCGTCTTCTGATCTGGAGGGGGTTGAAATTGTGCCGTTGCCTCGGATGCCAAAAAAAGGGCGATTAAGCTGAGCGCGAGTAACTGAATGATGAATTTATACATACGTTAGGTCCCTGATAAAAGTGGTATTTGATTTCTTAATAAGCTCACGAGCCTGTTTCTGCGACTCCAGAAAGTCAACTTTGATAGGTCTCATTACGATTGCGGAAGAGATAAACGATTAGCATACCCGCTCCGATGCAAACTGAGACATCGGCAATGTTGAAGGTTGGCCAAAACAGTCCCTTGCTTGCTATGCCGAATTGAAGGAAGTCAACGACTTCACCCAAACGGATACGATCAATGAAGTTTCCAATGGCGCCTCCAAGCAGAAAACCGAGCGAGATTTGCATCCAACGGCTCTCCTTAAATCGTAGATAGTACGCGAAGATAAAGACTAAGGCGGCAAGGGTAATCAAAATAAGTAAGATTCTGTGTCCAGCAAGCACACCGAAAGCCGCGCCAGTATTTCTATCGTGCCGCAAATTAAAGAAGCCAGGGATAATCGGAATTACCTCTGTAATCTGAGTGATATGCATTTGCACGAGCCATTTGCTGGTCCAATCAAGTATTAGCATCGGTATTGCTACGCTGATTAACGGGATAGCGGTCTGCCAGCTAAATTTTTTACCCTTCTGTATTGTGGGCATTTCTAAGTGCCTCCCATTCCGCTTTTGCATCATTTTTCTTCGTCTGGGAAGCCCGCAGACTTTGCCGAATTGCAGGCGACACTGAATGCCAGTTCTTTTGAAAAATGCTATGGTTATCGGTTTTGTTATCTACAGAAATCAATCGATAGAAATGTTCTGCCAAAAAGGGTGTCAGAGGTGCGAAATGTTGAAGCAACGCGATGCTGATTTGTGTGAGTGCCTCGTATGCTGCGTGAGGTGGTGTGGCATCGCGGGATTCGATAGCGTGCACATAGAAACTGAGATCTTGTGCACAAAAATCGGTTAACATTTTCCAGGTTTCATGAAACTGCCCATTTTCGTAAATCTGTCTTATGTCTTGCAGAAGTTGTGCGGTAACGTTTACCGCAAGCGCATCAATAGTTAAATTTTTATCAGCGGTTGAGCTGTCAGTACTATTTATATTCAGTTCTGTGGGCGCGCTCGGAAGGTGAGCGTGACTGGCATCATCTTTGTTGCTATTTCGATTTTTGGTGTTGTGTCCTTCACTTGGGAGCGAACCGTGGAGTAGGACGCTGATGTGTTCAAACAAGGTTTGTAGTTGTTGATATTCCATTAGAAGGTCTTCGGCAACTTTCTCAAGTCGTTGCTGGGTAATTTGCTGTGTACTGAGATTAGGTGTTATAGCAACGAGGCGCGAAACATCCGCTGGATATTTGTTTAGGAAAGTGTCGTCGATTTCAATTTCGCTGCCAATTTTAGGCATTATGTTAAGTTTTAGTTGCTTAAAAGGTTGACTTTCTTTAATTGGACGACTTCTGGTAAGTGCAGCGGAAATAACGCTGATCTCGGCTAACCATTTTATCCACTCAGCATCACTCGTGCTTGGTTGTGGAACAAACATGACGCTTGTGGAACCACCGAGTGCTTTCTTGAAATCAGAGTTATCAATAGTTTGGAGTAAATTTGCGAAATGTCCGTCAATCAGTGTAGCTTCTTTGCGGAATTCGCTTGAGTCACAGTTCGAGCAGTGTGTATCGGTAGGTAGGAGTTCCTCAACACTTAATCGGAACCAAGATTCGAAGCCGCGCTGAATGGAATTCCGAATGGCACTCAGTGTGTTTTTATCCGTGAGCGGTTCGTCACACTGGTCACAGAGAAGGATTGGTAACGGCATTCCCCATTGACGTTGTGCGGAAACCTGTAAGTCTCTGAAATTTGAGACAGCCTTTCGGACATCAGCAATGTTTTTGTGCTCAGTATTCGCATAATTGTCCCAATGGTCTTGCGCGTTGAGGAGTTGGAAAGTGGCGTGGTTGTTGGAAACGGAAAATACCCATTTTGAACATGGGCGAAAGACTGCTAATTCTTCGCAGCGTGGGCAGTGAAGTTCACGCCGTTCTTCGTTATAGGTCTTCAGCAGGTATCCAAATCTTTCCAATTGAGGGATAATGAATTTTTCTGCATCAAATAAATACAAGCCACACAGTTGCCCGGCTTCTTCTGTGAGTCTTCCTGTTTCATCGAAAATGGGTGTAGAGGCTATATTTAGTTCTTGAGCGAGGTCGTAGCTGAGTTGATCGTGGGCAGGATTTAGCGGCAGAACACCAGATTTTAAAAACGGTGTTGGTTGTGAGTTAGACAGTTTTTCAGGGAGAGGTTGCGGAACGAGTGTGATATTTAACGCTTTTGATGGAAAGAGTGGATGTGCTACGGTGTACTGTGTGAGCTCAACGGCTTTGATTTCTTTAACACGCTTGGGTCGCTGCTGTCCTTTGGCAAGACGCCGACAAAAATTTTTCAACTGTGGTTCAGCAAAGAGCAGAAATTCATCTGCGAATTGCGTAAGCCAATAGGTAGTGTTCTCGTTAATCCCGAGTTCCGTAGTCCATGCTATTTCTCGGAGATATGGCAGTTGCACTGCAAAAAAGACGTTGGTACCAAATGCCTCCAACCCCACATTAAATGGAAATTTTACATAGCCGTTCAATGCTTTTGTTGGCATCTGTATGAGATTTGCTTCG is part of the Candidatus Poribacteria bacterium genome and encodes:
- a CDS encoding PASTA domain-containing protein, encoding MNSLNNTLFATFKVFLYLLILLGIVGLLIVFIIIPKWIRTEEVLVPNITGKTYYEAIRILDDAGLQPAKTIQEASSDAPKGEIVAQNPQANFRIKYYQPVHITVSIGVELTPVPSVIGKSQEAAFDALTSAGFRPNRVSSVHSENYVQGTVIAQTPPEGGGQRRGSSVNLLVSRGPTPQSIQLPNFQSQLANDVVSTLEGVGLKIETQYSSHPTIPEGAIITHKPAAGAMVQTDDLVLLEISGVRTNENIGKPLPFKHTVSEEGNLSRHIKIVIIDDYGERTEINQRYAPGTVIDLERKAVRVFGKTRVLIYENGEKLPEVIYN
- the fmt gene encoding methionyl-tRNA formyltransferase, whose translation is MRILFMGTSEFAVPALRALISGDFELIGVATQPDRPSGRGKRLNSSPVKVVATEHKLPIYQPERARKLNFVRTLKDLAPDVIVVAAFGQLLPQTVLDIPPCGTINLHPSLLPKYRGAAPIQWALINGESETGVTLMLLDAGEDTGDIICAERIPIRDGDTALTLTEQLATLGAKQLVQVLSKMLKNAPPPATPQNDAAATHAPRLTKETGHINWNQPAVAIHNLVRGTAIWPGAYTFFRENLRLKIVDCQPETQVSALPPGTLEIVDRQKLFVATTEGTLQLLQIQPATKKTMEARDFINGYQLRTGERFLEHIQQ
- the lspA gene encoding signal peptidase II produces the protein MPTIQKGKKFSWQTAIPLISVAIPMLILDWTSKWLVQMHITQITEVIPIIPGFFNLRHDRNTGAAFGVLAGHRILLILITLAALVFIFAYYLRFKESRWMQISLGFLLGGAIGNFIDRIRLGEVVDFLQFGIASKGLFWPTFNIADVSVCIGAGMLIVYLFRNRNETYQS
- a CDS encoding class I tRNA ligase family protein codes for the protein MKQGNSAAKSATRKQGKASKGPENDLLTDQTREKVILDTWANANIHAVVNKKTNTASVKTRQTHHSSETQAYVLREMPTPVHLLTLETLCRKICQDIFLKAELMQGHQVTYVPAWETYPLWIEEQVIAAAKSKSPLKLSVLRKRCRARHKQELEIQKQKFYQLGIFADWDTSQKTLESRQEARLIALISRLRDSDYLHDLPQLSPWCPKCTIPLNEANLIQMPTKALNGYVKFPFNVGLEAFGTNVFFAVQLPYLREIAWTTELGINENTTYWLTQFADEFLLFAEPQLKNFCRRLAKGQQRPKRVKEIKAVELTQYTVAHPLFPSKALNITLVPQPLPEKLSNSQPTPFLKSGVLPLNPAHDQLSYDLAQELNIASTPIFDETGRLTEEAGQLCGLYLFDAEKFIIPQLERFGYLLKTYNEERRELHCPRCEELAVFRPCSKWVFSVSNNHATFQLLNAQDHWDNYANTEHKNIADVRKAVSNFRDLQVSAQRQWGMPLPILLCDQCDEPLTDKNTLSAIRNSIQRGFESWFRLSVEELLPTDTHCSNCDSSEFRKEATLIDGHFANLLQTIDNSDFKKALGGSTSVMFVPQPSTSDAEWIKWLAEISVISAALTRSRPIKESQPFKQLKLNIMPKIGSEIEIDDTFLNKYPADVSRLVAITPNLSTQQITQQRLEKVAEDLLMEYQQLQTLFEHISVLLHGSLPSEGHNTKNRNSNKDDASHAHLPSAPTELNINSTDSSTADKNLTIDALAVNVTAQLLQDIRQIYENGQFHETWKMLTDFCAQDLSFYVHAIESRDATPPHAAYEALTQISIALLQHFAPLTPFLAEHFYRLISVDNKTDNHSIFQKNWHSVSPAIRQSLRASQTKKNDAKAEWEALRNAHNTEG